The following coding sequences are from one Tolumonas lignilytica window:
- a CDS encoding YchJ family protein: MSFGTELCPCGSKRPFSACCQPLLNGEKTADTPEQLMRSRFSAFYRADAWGYILKTWHPDHCPAVSEADLAEESRLAKWEKLEIRDTKVNGETGEVTFCAWYRDQTGLHPHIERSQFVRYEGNWVYTTGEFLPYTRTPKIKPNDPCPCGSGKKYKRCCG, translated from the coding sequence ATGTCATTCGGTACTGAATTATGCCCATGCGGCAGTAAAAGACCATTTTCAGCTTGTTGCCAGCCATTATTGAATGGAGAGAAAACGGCGGACACACCAGAACAATTAATGCGTTCCCGATTTAGCGCTTTTTATCGGGCCGATGCATGGGGCTACATTCTGAAAACCTGGCATCCGGATCATTGTCCTGCCGTGAGTGAAGCGGATCTGGCAGAAGAAAGCCGCTTGGCGAAGTGGGAAAAACTGGAAATCCGAGATACCAAAGTGAATGGGGAAACCGGAGAGGTGACCTTCTGTGCCTGGTATCGCGATCAAACCGGATTGCACCCACATATCGAGCGCTCCCAGTTTGTCCGTTATGAGGGTAACTGGGTGTATACCACTGGTGAATTTTTGCCCTACACCCGCACGCCTAAGATCAAGCCGAATGATCCTTGTCCGTGCGGGAGTGGGAAAAAATATAAGCGCTGTTGCGGCTGA